In bacterium, a single genomic region encodes these proteins:
- a CDS encoding DUF433 domain-containing protein produces the protein MDWRQYIHSDPEVLMGKPIVKGTRLAVEFILRLFAAGWTEQQVSENYPTLTSEALQAVFALAAECMSEEALYAIPSEPK, from the coding sequence ATAGATTGGCGGCAGTATATTCATTCAGACCCGGAAGTTCTGATGGGCAAGCCGATTGTTAAGGGAACTCGACTGGCTGTGGAATTTATCCTCCGACTCTTTGCCGCCGGATGGACGGAGCAGCAAGTATCGGAAAATTATCCTACGCTCACCTCTGAAGCACTTCAGGCAGTATTCGCTCTTGCCGCAGAGTGTATGAGTGAAGAAGCCCTTTATGCTATTCCGTCCGAACCGAAATAA
- a CDS encoding HEPN domain-containing protein codes for MKSDQLESLLRYRIKQAHETLREAEILFEQSALRGAVSRAYYAMFYALLALLATRQLGTSRHSGALGLFDREFVRTGLFSRDLSRSLRMAFDRRQRYDYGELADIDKMTTQEALDDAKTFISAAEAYLHSTGYLTIDGG; via the coding sequence GTGAAATCGGATCAGCTTGAATCGCTTCTGCGCTATCGTATTAAACAGGCTCACGAGACATTGCGGGAAGCAGAAATTCTTTTTGAGCAATCAGCTTTGCGCGGTGCGGTTAGCCGGGCTTATTATGCTATGTTTTATGCTTTACTGGCCCTATTAGCTACCCGGCAACTTGGCACATCCAGGCATAGTGGAGCATTGGGCCTTTTTGATCGAGAATTTGTGAGAACAGGTCTATTTTCCCGTGATCTTTCTCGATCTTTACGGATGGCTTTCGACCGCCGTCAAAGATATGATTATGGCGAATTGGCTGACATAGACAAGATGACCACCCAAGAAGCTTTGGACGATGCCAAAACCTTTATCTCTGCTGCTGAGGCTTACTTACATTCTACTGGGTACTTAACAATTGATGGTGGTTGA
- a CDS encoding nucleotidyltransferase domain-containing protein has product MLSEEDCKIASEFHQRLKAIVPVLDLLVFGSRARGEASVESDLDVFIVVETITPMMRQRISEIAWEVGFEMDRIISTIVATPDQLENGPMAANPLILKIEQEGVRV; this is encoded by the coding sequence ATGTTGAGCGAAGAAGATTGCAAGATCGCCAGTGAGTTTCATCAGCGGTTGAAAGCCATTGTGCCTGTACTTGACCTGCTTGTTTTTGGTTCGCGGGCACGAGGTGAAGCGAGCGTGGAATCGGATTTAGACGTATTTATCGTGGTTGAGACAATCACGCCCATGATGCGCCAGCGTATATCTGAAATAGCATGGGAGGTGGGTTTTGAGATGGACCGGATCATCTCTACTATTGTGGCTACCCCTGACCAGCTCGAAAATGGGCCTATGGCTGCAAACCCGCTCATTCTCAAGATTGAGCAGGAAGGTGTCCGGGTGTGA